Genomic window (Prevotella melaninogenica ATCC 25845):
AATTCTAAACACACAAAATAAAAGACGCCCAATAAGGGTTCAATTGAGGCTTAATTGACCTCTAACTAAGGCTTAATTGAAGCCTTAAAGGGCGTTAGTTAGAAGCTAATTAAGCACCTTTTGTTTTCTGACTTTGTAATCTATTGATTAACTGATAGTTGCAACTATGCTTTTTGATGGTCATTTCTTGAGTTCAAAAGTGCCTTTTATAGAGATGTTTGTAAATATATTTCAATCACAAAATTATCTTTTTTTTTATGAATAAGTGAGTGTTGTTGTCTAATAAACAAACTGATTTAAAATCAAGTTTAGTACTTCTTTCTATAAGAAGAAAGGGGTGAGAGAAGCTCATAAATAGAAACTTCTCTCACCCCCATAGGCTTTTATCTGTATAGAAAAGGAAGACTAAAACTTAGTAAGCGTGGTCGTCCTCAGCAATTTCCTTACGATCAATAGCCTTCTTGTCGATTGCACGCCAAGCATAAACAATGTATGCCAAAACGAATGGAACAAGGAAGCTAACATAGAACATAGCCTTCAATGTGAACTCACTTGAAGAACTGTTCTGAAGCGTCAATGAGCTCTGTAGCTCGGCTGTTGATGGATAGTAAGCTGTGTTGTTCCATCCTGCAATGAGGAAGAGAACCAAAACAACCAATACGACACCAATACCTGCAGGCCAAATACCACGTACATACTCTGGCTTAAGAACTGTCTTAACAATTCCGAAAAGCAAGAGAACAACACCTACAAGCAGAATGATAGCCAATGGCCACATTGCTAATAAGTTGTTCAGATACTTCATTGGCTCCATAACGATAACGCCAGCTTCATTTACTGCGTAGCCCTCACCTACCAATGTTACAATAAGGAAAGGCAAGAAGAACAGTAAGAAAAGAACTGTGTTAACGAGCAACTGCTTGCGAACACGTCCACGGATAATATCATCGTTCACATTATTATTAATATAGAGTGTACCGAGGATACGTGCAAGGAATACTACTGAAATACCAAAGATAACTACCCAAGGATTGAGCAGTACGTCGAGTCCACGTGAACCATTTGCCCAATGAGAGATAACAGGCTGCATGAAGTCAGTAATGTTACCTTTTTCTACGATGA
Coding sequences:
- a CDS encoding cytochrome d ubiquinol oxidase subunit II; amino-acid sequence: MTYDFLQHYWWFIVSLLGALLVFLLFVQGANSMIFQLGKTEEERRMLINSTGRKWEFTFTTLVTFGGAFFASFPLFYSTSFGGAYWVWVLILFTFIIQAISYEFQNKAGNLFGVRTFQTGLIINGILGPLLLGGAVATFFTGSNFIVEKGNITDFMQPVISHWANGSRGLDVLLNPWVVIFGISVVFLARILGTLYINNNVNDDIIRGRVRKQLLVNTVLFLLFFLPFLIVTLVGEGYAVNEAGVIVMEPMKYLNNLLAMWPLAIILLVGVVLLLFGIVKTVLKPEYVRGIWPAGIGVVLVVLVLFLIAGWNNTAYYPSTAELQSSLTLQNSSSSEFTLKAMFYVSFLVPFVLAYIVYAWRAIDKKAIDRKEIAEDDHAY